The following are encoded in a window of Streptomyces sp. 11x1 genomic DNA:
- the aceE gene encoding pyruvate dehydrogenase (acetyl-transferring), homodimeric type, whose amino-acid sequence MASGSDRNPIIIGGLPSQVPDFDPEETQEWLDSLDAAVDERGRERARYLMLRLIERAREKRVAVPEMRSTDYVNTIPTKAEPFFPGNEEIERKILNATRWNAAVMVSRAQRPGIGVGGHIATFASSASLYDVGFNHFFRGKDEGDGGDQIFFQGHASPGIYARAYLLDRLDDQQLDAFRQEKSKAPYGLSSYPHPRLMPDFWEFPTVSMGLGPLGAIFQARMNRYMEARGIADTSKSHVWAFLGDGEMDEPESLGQLTLAAREGLDNLTFVVNCNLQRLDGPVRGNGKVIQELESVFRGAGWNVIKLVWDRSWDPLLAQDRDGVLVNRMNTTPDGQYQTYATETGAYIRDHFFGDDHRLRAMVENMTDDQILHLGRGGHDHRKIYAAYKAAYEHKGQPTVILAKTVKGWTLGPNFEGRNATHQMKKLTVDDLKRFRDRLHLPISDKELESGAPPYYHPGRDSEEIQYMHDRRKGLGGYVPTRVVRAKPLALPEEKTYASVKKGSGQQSIATTMAFVRLLKDLMRDKEIGKRFVLIAPDEYRTFGMDSFFPSAKIYNPLGQQYEAVDRDLLLAYKESPTGQMLHDGISEAGCTASLIAAGSAYATHGEPLIPVYVFYSMFGFQRTGDQFWQMSDQLARGFVLGATAGRTTLTGEGLQHADGHSQLLASTNPGCVAYDPAFGYEIAHIVKDGLRRMYGETADGKPGEDVFYYLTVYNEPIQHPAEPADVDVEGILKGIHRYRAGEAGSIPAQIIASGVAVPWAVEAQAILAADWNVKADVWSATSWNELRREAVEVERHNLLHPEEEQQVPYVTRKLSGAEGPFVAVSDWMRSVPDQISRWVPGTYQSLGADGFGFADTRGAARRFFHIDAQSIVVAVLTELAREGKVDRSVLKQAIDRYQLLDVAAADPGAAGGDA is encoded by the coding sequence GTGGCTTCCGGATCCGATCGCAATCCGATCATCATTGGCGGCCTTCCGAGTCAGGTCCCTGACTTCGATCCCGAGGAGACCCAGGAGTGGCTCGACTCGCTCGACGCCGCCGTGGACGAGCGCGGCCGTGAGCGCGCGCGCTACCTGATGCTCCGGCTCATCGAGCGGGCCCGCGAGAAGCGCGTGGCCGTGCCCGAGATGCGCAGCACGGACTACGTCAACACCATCCCGACCAAGGCCGAACCGTTCTTCCCCGGCAACGAGGAGATCGAGCGGAAGATCCTCAACGCGACCCGCTGGAACGCCGCCGTGATGGTCTCGCGCGCTCAGCGGCCCGGGATCGGCGTCGGTGGTCACATCGCGACCTTCGCGTCCTCCGCCTCCCTCTACGACGTGGGCTTCAACCACTTCTTCCGCGGCAAGGACGAGGGCGACGGCGGCGACCAGATCTTCTTCCAGGGCCATGCCTCCCCCGGCATCTACGCCCGCGCCTATCTGCTGGACCGGCTCGACGACCAGCAGCTCGACGCGTTCCGCCAGGAGAAGTCCAAGGCGCCGTACGGCCTGTCCAGCTACCCGCACCCGCGCCTGATGCCGGACTTCTGGGAGTTCCCGACCGTGTCCATGGGCCTCGGCCCGCTGGGCGCGATCTTCCAGGCGCGGATGAACCGTTACATGGAGGCGCGCGGGATCGCGGACACCTCCAAGTCGCACGTCTGGGCGTTCCTCGGCGACGGCGAGATGGACGAGCCGGAGTCGCTCGGCCAGCTCACCCTGGCCGCGCGCGAGGGCCTCGACAACCTGACGTTCGTCGTGAACTGCAACCTCCAGCGCCTCGACGGCCCGGTGCGCGGCAACGGCAAGGTCATCCAGGAACTGGAGTCGGTCTTCCGGGGCGCCGGCTGGAACGTGATCAAGCTGGTCTGGGACCGCTCCTGGGACCCGCTGCTCGCGCAGGACCGCGACGGCGTGCTGGTCAACCGGATGAACACCACGCCGGACGGCCAGTACCAGACGTACGCCACGGAGACCGGGGCGTACATCCGCGACCACTTCTTCGGTGACGACCACCGGCTGCGCGCGATGGTCGAGAACATGACCGACGACCAGATCCTGCACCTTGGGCGCGGCGGTCACGACCACCGCAAGATCTACGCGGCGTACAAGGCGGCGTACGAGCACAAGGGCCAGCCTACGGTCATCCTGGCGAAGACCGTCAAGGGCTGGACCCTGGGCCCGAACTTCGAGGGCCGCAACGCCACGCACCAGATGAAGAAGCTGACGGTCGACGACCTCAAGCGCTTCCGCGACCGGCTGCACCTGCCGATCTCCGACAAGGAGCTGGAGAGCGGCGCCCCGCCGTACTACCACCCCGGGCGGGACTCCGAGGAGATCCAGTACATGCACGACCGCCGCAAGGGGCTCGGCGGGTACGTCCCGACGCGCGTCGTGCGGGCGAAGCCGCTGGCACTGCCGGAGGAGAAGACGTACGCGAGTGTGAAGAAGGGCTCCGGCCAGCAGTCGATCGCCACCACCATGGCGTTCGTCCGACTGCTGAAGGACCTCATGCGGGACAAGGAGATCGGCAAGCGGTTCGTACTGATCGCTCCCGACGAGTACCGCACCTTCGGTATGGACTCGTTCTTCCCGAGCGCGAAGATCTACAACCCGCTGGGCCAGCAGTACGAGGCTGTGGACCGCGATCTGCTGCTCGCGTACAAGGAGTCCCCGACCGGGCAGATGCTGCACGACGGCATCTCGGAGGCGGGCTGCACTGCCTCGCTGATCGCCGCCGGTTCGGCGTACGCCACGCACGGCGAACCGCTCATCCCGGTCTACGTCTTCTACTCGATGTTCGGTTTCCAGCGCACCGGTGACCAGTTCTGGCAGATGTCCGACCAGCTGGCCCGTGGTTTCGTCCTGGGCGCGACCGCCGGCCGTACGACCCTGACCGGCGAGGGTCTGCAGCACGCGGACGGGCACTCGCAGCTGCTGGCGTCCACCAACCCGGGCTGTGTCGCCTACGACCCGGCGTTCGGGTACGAGATCGCGCACATCGTGAAGGACGGTCTGCGCCGGATGTACGGCGAGACCGCGGACGGCAAGCCGGGCGAGGACGTCTTCTACTACCTCACCGTCTACAACGAGCCGATCCAGCACCCGGCCGAGCCGGCGGACGTGGACGTCGAGGGCATCCTCAAGGGCATCCACCGCTACCGGGCGGGCGAGGCGGGCTCGATCCCCGCGCAGATCATCGCCTCCGGTGTCGCGGTGCCGTGGGCCGTCGAGGCGCAGGCGATCCTCGCCGCCGACTGGAACGTGAAGGCGGACGTCTGGTCGGCGACCTCCTGGAACGAGCTGCGGCGCGAGGCGGTCGAGGTGGAGCGGCACAACCTGCTGCATCCCGAGGAGGAGCAGCAGGTCCCGTACGTGACGCGGAAGCTGAGCGGCGCCGAGGGGCCGTTCGTGGCCGTCTCCGACTGGATGCGGTCGGTGCCGGACCAGATCTCGCGCTGGGTGCCGGGCACGTACCAGTCGCTGGGCGCGGACGGCTTCGGCTTCGCGGACACCCGGGGTGCGGCCCGGCGCTTCTTCCACATCGACGCGCAGTCGATCGTGGTCGCCGTGCTGACCGAGCTGGCGCGTGAGGGCAAGGTCGACCGCTCGGTGCTGAAGCAGGCCATCGACCGCTACCAGCTGCTCGACGTGGCGGCGGCGGACCCGGGGGCCGCGGGCGGCGACGCCTAG
- a CDS encoding MFS transporter, translating into MTSQTTVDKTGPGDKTPDVPSDPTTNQGRGLRGHPWFTLLTVAVGVMMVALDGTIVAIANPAIAKDLGATWADVQWITNAYFLALAVTLITAGKLGDRFGHRQTFLIGVVGFAAASGAIGLSNSVAFVVTFRVFQGLFGALLMPAALGLLRATFPAEKLNMAIGIWGMVIGASTAGGPILGGFLVENVSWQSVFWINVPVGVLAVALGTWILLDHRAENAPRSFDVLGIALLSGAMFCLVWALIKAPEWGWGDAQTWTFLVVSVVGFALFALWETKVKEPLIPLALFRSVPLSAGVVLMVLMAIAFMGGLFFVTFYLQNVHGMSPIDAGLHLLPLTGMMIVGSPLAGALITKAGPRIPLAGGMACTAIAMYGMSTLETDTGSVVMSLWFALLGLGLAPVMVGATEVIVGNAPLELSGVAGGLQQAAMQIGGSLGTAVLGAVMTSKVDSDFAGNWKDAGLPPLDEAQLAQAKQAVQQGAAPVAEGTPAEIAAKITTVAHDTFISGMSLASLVAAGVAAVAVLVAFLTKRGANAEAGAGAAHI; encoded by the coding sequence ATGACTAGTCAGACCACTGTCGACAAGACGGGACCGGGGGACAAGACGCCAGACGTCCCGTCGGACCCGACGACGAACCAGGGCCGGGGCCTGCGCGGCCATCCCTGGTTCACCCTCCTCACCGTGGCCGTCGGCGTCATGATGGTCGCCCTCGACGGCACCATCGTGGCGATCGCCAACCCGGCCATCGCGAAGGATCTGGGTGCCACCTGGGCCGACGTCCAGTGGATCACCAACGCGTACTTCCTCGCCCTCGCCGTCACGCTCATCACCGCGGGCAAGCTGGGCGACCGCTTCGGCCACCGCCAGACGTTCCTCATAGGCGTGGTCGGCTTCGCCGCCGCCTCCGGGGCCATCGGCCTGTCGAACTCGGTCGCCTTCGTGGTGACCTTCCGTGTCTTCCAGGGCCTGTTCGGCGCGCTGCTGATGCCCGCCGCGCTCGGCCTGCTGCGCGCCACGTTCCCCGCCGAGAAGCTGAACATGGCGATCGGCATCTGGGGCATGGTCATCGGCGCCTCCACCGCGGGCGGCCCGATCCTCGGCGGCTTCCTGGTGGAGAACGTCAGCTGGCAGTCGGTGTTCTGGATCAACGTCCCGGTCGGCGTCCTCGCCGTGGCCCTGGGTACCTGGATCCTGCTGGACCACCGCGCCGAGAACGCCCCGCGCTCCTTCGACGTGCTGGGCATCGCCCTGCTGTCCGGAGCGATGTTCTGCCTGGTCTGGGCGCTCATCAAGGCCCCGGAGTGGGGCTGGGGCGACGCGCAGACCTGGACCTTCCTGGTCGTCTCGGTCGTCGGCTTCGCCCTCTTCGCCCTCTGGGAGACGAAGGTGAAGGAGCCGCTCATCCCGCTGGCCCTCTTCCGTTCCGTACCGCTCTCGGCGGGTGTCGTCCTGATGGTCCTGATGGCCATCGCCTTCATGGGCGGCCTGTTCTTCGTGACGTTCTACCTCCAGAACGTGCACGGCATGAGCCCCATCGACGCGGGTCTGCACCTGCTCCCGCTCACCGGCATGATGATCGTCGGCTCGCCCCTGGCCGGCGCCCTGATCACCAAGGCGGGACCGCGTATCCCGCTGGCCGGCGGTATGGCCTGCACCGCGATCGCCATGTACGGCATGTCGACCCTGGAGACGGACACGGGCAGCGTCGTGATGTCCCTCTGGTTCGCCCTCCTCGGACTCGGCCTCGCCCCGGTGATGGTCGGCGCCACCGAGGTCATCGTCGGCAACGCGCCCCTGGAGCTGTCCGGTGTCGCCGGCGGTCTCCAGCAGGCCGCGATGCAGATCGGCGGCAGCCTCGGTACGGCCGTACTGGGCGCCGTGATGACGTCCAAGGTGGACAGCGACTTCGCGGGCAACTGGAAGGACGCGGGGCTCCCGCCGCTCGACGAGGCGCAGCTCGCCCAGGCCAAGCAGGCGGTCCAGCAGGGCGCGGCCCCCGTCGCCGAGGGCACGCCGGCGGAGATCGCCGCGAAGATCACCACGGTCGCGCACGACACGTTCATCTCCGGCATGAGCCTGGCGTCCCTGGTCGCCGCCGGGGTGGCCGCGGTCGCCGTCCTCGTGGCGTTCCTGACCAAGCGCGGCGCGAACGCCGAGGCGGGTGCCGGAGCGGCGCACATCTAA
- a CDS encoding peroxiredoxin, translating to MAIQVGDKAPDFELKDNHGATVRLSDFRGEKNVVVLFYPFAFTGVCTGELCELRDNLPKFVNDDVQLLAVSNDSIHTLRVFAEQESLEYPLLSDFWPHGEVSRAYGVFDADKGCAVRGTFIVDKEGLVRWSVVNALPDARDLNEYLAALDTL from the coding sequence ATGGCGATCCAGGTCGGTGACAAGGCCCCCGACTTCGAGCTCAAGGACAATCACGGTGCCACCGTGCGGCTCTCGGACTTCCGGGGCGAGAAGAACGTGGTGGTGCTCTTCTACCCCTTCGCGTTCACCGGGGTGTGCACGGGCGAGCTGTGCGAGCTGCGGGACAACCTGCCGAAGTTCGTCAACGACGACGTGCAGCTGCTGGCCGTGTCGAACGACTCCATCCACACTCTGCGGGTCTTCGCCGAGCAGGAGAGCCTGGAGTACCCGCTGCTGTCGGACTTCTGGCCGCACGGCGAGGTCTCCCGGGCGTACGGCGTCTTCGACGCGGACAAGGGCTGCGCGGTGCGCGGCACGTTCATCGTCGACAAGGAGGGCCTCGTCCGCTGGTCGGTCGTCAACGCCCTGCCGGACGCCCGCGACCTGAACGAGTACCTCGCGGCCCTCGACACCCTGTGA
- a CDS encoding TetR family transcriptional regulator — protein sequence MDTATATADERPGLRERKKQRTHDALLRAALELFTTRGYEATTVDEIAEAVNVSQRTFFRYFAGKEEAALAVVSLTHEHFLAAVRARPAHEAPLEAMRNAVLEGWDAFGAAVGQVVPLDLHLRAYGMVESTPALLAAHLRRADEVGRQIERIIAEREGLDVETDPRPRVAVAVFAGVMRVTERLWALGGDLSMEAMRELTTAHLDALRPSLAEKWRTD from the coding sequence ATGGACACTGCGACGGCGACGGCGGACGAGCGGCCCGGGCTGCGCGAGCGGAAGAAGCAGCGCACCCATGACGCGCTGCTGCGGGCGGCTCTGGAGCTGTTCACCACGCGGGGGTACGAGGCGACGACGGTCGACGAGATCGCCGAGGCCGTCAATGTGTCGCAGCGCACCTTCTTCCGCTACTTCGCGGGCAAGGAGGAGGCCGCGCTCGCGGTCGTGAGCCTCACCCACGAGCACTTCCTGGCGGCCGTGCGCGCCCGGCCCGCGCACGAGGCCCCGCTGGAGGCGATGCGCAACGCCGTCCTGGAGGGCTGGGACGCCTTCGGCGCGGCCGTCGGCCAGGTCGTCCCGCTCGACCTCCACCTGCGCGCGTACGGCATGGTCGAGTCGACGCCCGCGCTGCTGGCCGCGCATCTGCGCAGGGCGGACGAGGTGGGGCGGCAGATCGAGCGGATCATCGCCGAGCGCGAGGGACTGGACGTGGAGACCGACCCCCGGCCGCGCGTGGCGGTGGCGGTGTTCGCCGGTGTCATGCGCGTCACAGAGCGGCTGTGGGCGCTGGGCGGCGACCTCAGCATGGAGGCGATGCGCGAGCTGACCACCGCACACCTGGACGCCCTGCGCCCCTCGTTGGCCGAAAAGTGGCGCACTGACTGA
- a CDS encoding ion channel: MKQRSVSAQLLWEQHTQRPLFGLALVFAVAYAVPIVRPDASADVRWWCDVAEWGVWGAFALDYVIRLLLAERRWEFVRTRWLDLAAVVLPVIQPLRLLRLVATLLLVGQRARMASQIKLTTYVGGAVLGLLMFGSLAVLSVERDAPGGNIDTLDDAVWWSFTTMTTVGYGDHAPTTGLGRVLAVGLMLSGIALLGVVTANIAAWFIARFEKDDAEERRQTAAIAELAEEVRLLRAEVASLKGVPEGGG, translated from the coding sequence ATGAAGCAGCGATCGGTCTCGGCACAGCTCCTTTGGGAACAGCACACCCAGCGTCCGCTCTTCGGTCTGGCCCTGGTGTTCGCCGTCGCGTACGCCGTGCCGATCGTCCGGCCGGACGCGAGCGCGGACGTGCGGTGGTGGTGCGACGTCGCCGAGTGGGGGGTGTGGGGCGCGTTCGCGCTCGACTACGTCATCCGGCTCCTCCTCGCCGAGCGGCGGTGGGAGTTCGTCCGGACACGGTGGCTGGACCTGGCGGCCGTGGTGCTGCCCGTCATCCAGCCGCTGCGGCTGCTGCGGCTGGTGGCGACGCTGCTGCTGGTCGGGCAGCGGGCGCGGATGGCGTCGCAGATAAAGCTCACGACGTACGTCGGCGGGGCGGTCCTCGGGCTGCTGATGTTCGGCTCGCTGGCGGTGCTGTCCGTGGAGCGGGACGCGCCGGGCGGGAACATCGACACGCTGGACGACGCGGTGTGGTGGTCGTTCACGACGATGACGACCGTGGGGTACGGGGACCACGCGCCGACGACCGGACTGGGGCGGGTGCTGGCGGTCGGGCTGATGCTGTCCGGGATCGCGCTGCTGGGTGTGGTGACCGCGAACATCGCGGCGTGGTTCATAGCGCGGTTCGAGAAGGACGACGCGGAGGAGCGGCGGCAGACGGCCGCGATAGCGGAACTTGCCGAGGAGGTTCGGCTGTTGCGGGCAGAGGTGGCGTCGTTGAAGGGGGTGCCGGAGGGAGGCGGGTGA
- a CDS encoding TerD family protein — translation MGVTLAKGGNVSLSKAAPNLTQVLVGLGWDVRTTTGAPFDLDASALLCQGGRVLGDEWFVFYNNLKSPDGSVEHTGDNLTGEGDGDDESLIIDLSRVPAAVDKIVFPVSIHDAENRGQAFGQVSNAFIRVVNQADGQELARYDLSEDASTETAMIFGEVYRYGGEWKFRAVGQGYASGLRGIALDFGVNVS, via the coding sequence ATGGGCGTCACACTCGCCAAGGGAGGCAATGTCTCCCTCTCCAAGGCCGCGCCGAACCTCACACAAGTGTTGGTCGGGCTCGGCTGGGACGTCCGGACCACCACCGGAGCCCCCTTCGACCTCGACGCCAGCGCGCTGCTGTGCCAGGGCGGCCGGGTGCTGGGGGACGAGTGGTTCGTCTTCTACAACAACCTCAAGAGCCCGGACGGCTCGGTCGAGCACACCGGCGACAACCTCACCGGCGAGGGGGACGGCGACGACGAGTCGCTGATCATCGACCTCTCCCGGGTGCCGGCCGCCGTCGACAAGATCGTCTTTCCGGTCTCCATTCATGACGCCGAGAACCGCGGCCAGGCCTTCGGGCAGGTCAGCAACGCCTTCATCCGTGTGGTCAACCAGGCCGACGGCCAGGAACTCGCCCGCTACGACCTCTCCGAGGACGCCTCCACCGAGACCGCGATGATCTTCGGTGAGGTCTACCGCTATGGCGGCGAGTGGAAGTTCCGCGCGGTGGGACAGGGGTACGCGTCCGGCCTGCGGGGCATCGCCCTCGACTTCGGGGTGAACGTCTCGTAG
- a CDS encoding DUF3052 domain-containing protein, with product MSATADHAEERTNPAARLGFQPEQVVQEIGYDDDVDQELRESIEEVVGSELVDEDYDDVADAVVLWFRDDDGDLTDVLVDATTYIEEGGSILLLTPKTGRDGYVEPSDISEAATTAGLSASKSVSVGKDWSGSRLVTPKAAKSGKR from the coding sequence GTGAGCGCGACCGCGGACCACGCGGAGGAGCGGACGAACCCTGCCGCGAGGCTGGGGTTCCAGCCCGAGCAGGTGGTCCAGGAGATCGGCTACGACGACGATGTCGACCAGGAGCTCCGCGAGTCCATCGAGGAAGTCGTAGGCAGTGAGCTCGTCGACGAGGACTACGACGACGTGGCCGATGCCGTCGTGCTGTGGTTCCGAGACGACGACGGCGACCTGACGGATGTGCTGGTGGACGCCACCACGTACATCGAGGAAGGTGGCTCGATCCTGCTGCTGACGCCCAAGACCGGGCGGGACGGCTATGTGGAGCCCAGCGACATTTCGGAGGCCGCGACGACTGCGGGGTTGTCCGCGTCGAAGAGTGTCAGCGTGGGCAAGGACTGGAGTGGCAGTCGGCTGGTCACGCCGAAGGCGGCGAAGTCCGGCAAGAGGTAA
- a CDS encoding Tellurium resistance, translating into MSFLDNLWRGRASEFDAGNAATNAIELTKRHQKVSLSKQNAAAGHLRVNLSWRMRTSDIGAPKRQSVLRHPFKALKPEEVQAHSQSMVNVDLDLGCLYELADGTKGVVQPLGGFLGDINEAPYMRLSGDDRFGSGSGETMYINLDHRDQFKRMLVFVYIYDQTPAFDRTHAIVTLYPSNGPRIEIGLDERHPQARSCAVVMIENVKGEITVRREVKFVYGFQAELDRLYGWGLQWGRGYKTKAER; encoded by the coding sequence ATGAGTTTTCTGGACAACCTGTGGCGCGGGCGGGCCTCGGAGTTCGACGCGGGCAACGCGGCGACCAACGCGATCGAGCTGACCAAGCGGCACCAGAAGGTGTCCCTCTCCAAGCAGAACGCGGCCGCCGGCCATCTGCGGGTCAACCTGTCCTGGCGGATGCGGACCTCCGACATCGGCGCGCCCAAGCGGCAGAGCGTGCTGCGGCACCCCTTCAAGGCGCTCAAGCCGGAGGAGGTGCAGGCGCACAGCCAGAGCATGGTGAACGTCGACCTGGACCTCGGCTGCCTCTACGAACTGGCCGACGGGACCAAGGGGGTCGTCCAGCCGCTGGGCGGCTTCCTCGGCGACATCAACGAGGCGCCGTACATGCGGCTGAGCGGGGACGACCGGTTCGGCTCCGGGTCCGGCGAGACGATGTACATCAACCTGGACCACCGGGACCAGTTCAAGCGGATGCTGGTCTTCGTCTACATCTACGACCAGACGCCGGCCTTCGACCGTACGCACGCGATCGTGACGCTGTACCCGAGCAACGGGCCGCGGATCGAGATAGGCCTGGACGAGCGGCATCCGCAGGCCCGGTCCTGTGCGGTGGTGATGATCGAGAACGTCAAGGGCGAGATCACCGTCCGCCGGGAGGTGAAGTTCGTCTACGGCTTCCAGGCCGAGCTCGACCGGTTGTACGGGTGGGGGCTGCAGTGGGGGCGGGGCTACAAGACCAAGGCGGAGCGCTGA
- a CDS encoding DUF475 domain-containing protein codes for MVLKTFGWSFAVTALGLVAAVLYDGWTALGLVAILCILEISLSFDNAVVNAGILKKMNAFWQKIFLTIGILIAVFGMRLVFPVVIVAVSAKLGPIEAVDLALTDKDQYQQLVTDAHPSIAAFGGMFLLMIFLDFIFEEREYQWLAWLERPLSKLGKIDMLSACIAMIVLLITSMTFATNAHQHGGAHVDKAQTVLISGLAGLITYLVVGGLSGYFENKLEEDEEREHEEEEAAARSGKPRSAVALAGKAAFFLFLYLEVLDASFSFDGVIGAFAITNDIVLMALGLGVGAMYVRSLTVYLVRQGTLDDYVYLEHGAHYAIGALAAILLITIQYEINEIITGLIGVLLIGWSFWSSVRRNKALVAEEGKADAADKAEVSSGV; via the coding sequence GTGGTTCTGAAAACCTTCGGCTGGTCGTTCGCGGTCACCGCGCTCGGCTTGGTAGCAGCTGTTCTCTATGACGGATGGACGGCGCTCGGGCTCGTCGCGATCCTGTGCATCCTGGAGATCTCGCTGTCGTTCGACAACGCGGTGGTCAACGCCGGGATCCTGAAGAAGATGAATGCCTTCTGGCAGAAGATCTTCCTCACCATCGGCATCCTGATCGCCGTCTTCGGCATGCGGCTGGTCTTCCCCGTCGTGATCGTCGCCGTCAGCGCCAAACTGGGGCCGATCGAGGCCGTCGACCTGGCGCTGACCGACAAGGACCAGTACCAGCAGCTGGTGACCGACGCCCACCCGTCGATCGCGGCCTTCGGCGGCATGTTCCTGCTGATGATCTTCCTCGACTTCATCTTCGAGGAGCGGGAGTACCAGTGGCTCGCCTGGCTGGAGCGCCCGCTGTCCAAGCTCGGCAAGATCGACATGCTGTCGGCCTGCATCGCCATGATCGTCCTGCTGATCACGTCGATGACCTTCGCGACCAACGCCCACCAGCACGGCGGCGCCCATGTCGACAAGGCACAGACGGTCCTGATCTCCGGCCTCGCGGGCCTCATCACCTACCTCGTCGTCGGCGGACTCTCGGGCTACTTCGAGAACAAGCTGGAGGAGGACGAGGAGCGCGAGCACGAGGAGGAGGAAGCGGCCGCCCGCAGCGGCAAGCCACGTTCGGCCGTCGCCCTCGCGGGCAAGGCCGCGTTCTTCCTCTTCCTCTACCTGGAGGTCCTGGACGCGTCCTTCTCCTTCGACGGCGTCATCGGCGCCTTCGCCATCACCAACGACATCGTCCTGATGGCACTGGGCCTCGGTGTCGGCGCGATGTACGTCCGGTCGCTGACCGTGTACCTGGTCCGCCAGGGCACCCTCGACGACTACGTGTACCTGGAGCACGGCGCGCACTACGCGATCGGCGCCCTCGCCGCGATCCTCCTCATCACCATCCAGTACGAGATCAACGAGATCATCACCGGTCTCATCGGTGTCCTCCTGATCGGCTGGTCCTTCTGGTCCTCCGTCCGCCGCAACAAGGCGCTGGTGGCCGAAGAGGGAAAAGCTGACGCCGCCGACAAGGCGGAGGTCTCCTCCGGGGTGTGA
- a CDS encoding calcium homeostasis/redox stress adaptation protein, whose protein sequence is MGVSLSKGGNVSLTKEAPGLTAVIIGLGWDIRTTTGTDFDLDASALLLDASGKVSSDANFIFFNNLKSPDGSVEHTGDNLTGEGEGDDEQIKVNLATVPAEIEKIVFPVSIYDAENRQQSFGQVRNAFIRVVNQAGEAEIARYDLSEDASTETAMVFGELYRHGAEWKFRAIGQGYASGLRGIAQDFGVNV, encoded by the coding sequence GTGGGAGTCAGCCTCAGCAAGGGCGGCAACGTATCGCTGACCAAGGAGGCGCCGGGCCTGACCGCGGTCATCATCGGGCTGGGGTGGGACATCCGCACCACGACCGGCACCGACTTCGACCTGGACGCCAGTGCCCTGCTGCTGGACGCGTCGGGCAAGGTCAGCAGCGACGCCAACTTCATCTTCTTCAACAACCTGAAGAGCCCGGACGGCTCGGTCGAGCACACCGGCGACAACCTCACCGGTGAGGGCGAGGGCGACGACGAGCAGATCAAGGTCAACCTCGCGACCGTCCCGGCCGAGATCGAGAAGATCGTCTTCCCGGTCTCGATCTACGACGCCGAGAACCGTCAGCAGTCCTTCGGTCAGGTCCGCAACGCCTTCATCCGCGTGGTGAACCAGGCGGGCGAGGCGGAGATCGCCCGCTACGACCTCTCCGAGGACGCCTCCACCGAGACCGCCATGGTCTTCGGTGAGCTCTACCGGCACGGCGCCGAGTGGAAGTTCCGCGCCATCGGCCAGGGCTACGCCTCGGGCCTGCGCGGTATCGCCCAGGACTTCGGTGTGAACGTCTGA
- a CDS encoding small hydrophobic protein — protein MAGFGHGTRRHPRSRGRTWSRTGPDRATLGIIGVICAVAGFFVLSIVLGPVAVLCGWLAMNRTWSGARPVPAIIAVVLGAIDTILAIIWLAGVTGPGTGLV, from the coding sequence ATGGCGGGCTTCGGACACGGTACGCGCAGGCACCCCCGCTCACGTGGCCGGACGTGGTCACGGACCGGGCCGGATCGCGCGACCCTCGGGATCATCGGAGTCATCTGCGCGGTCGCCGGATTCTTCGTCCTGAGCATCGTCCTGGGACCCGTGGCGGTCCTCTGCGGCTGGCTGGCCATGAACCGCACCTGGTCCGGCGCCCGCCCCGTCCCCGCGATCATCGCGGTCGTTCTGGGTGCGATCGACACGATCCTGGCGATCATCTGGCTCGCGGGTGTGACGGGGCCGGGAACGGGTCTCGTCTGA